The following proteins are co-located in the Lacticaseibacillus paracasei subsp. paracasei genome:
- the thrC gene encoding threonine synthase, whose translation MRYTSTRDHQVSKTSKEAIKQGISEEGGLFVLPHLADQALNIHELLDLDYETIAQRVLMILLPDFNTDPLKKAIHFAYHQHFSDDRITPVRSVGDFHVLELFHGPTSAFKDVGLQLLPRLMQLALDPDDRVMILAATSGDTGTAALQGFKDVAQTGITVFYPNHGVSPIQERQMLTVGSDNTRVFPIAGNFDQAQSAVKTLFTDTSFAARLQAEQVTLSAANSINIGRLIPQVVYYFAAYSQLVKTQAISMGDEVNFTVPTGNFGDVLAGYYAKSLGLPVHKLIAAANANSELADFLATGVYDRNRPFLKTVAPSMDIQISSNLERLLYYKSGEDSAYVAHLMQELETTGRYQVRPDVLTAIQADFAGGFAVDEEVADGIREVWHRDGYLLDPHTAVGYAVQQQYRAASGDNTPNVLLATASPYKFPRVVAKALQSHVPDDDFAAMQMLQQVSGVPIPPNLARLQQLRPQEKVVVAPTDMGQAIIGAAKEVFNDDQRVRSGNER comes from the coding sequence ATGCGATATACGAGCACACGGGATCATCAGGTTAGCAAAACCAGCAAAGAGGCAATCAAACAAGGTATTTCTGAAGAAGGCGGTTTGTTTGTCCTGCCGCATTTGGCCGATCAGGCGCTGAACATTCATGAACTGTTAGATTTAGATTATGAAACGATTGCTCAGCGAGTTCTCATGATCCTGTTGCCTGATTTTAACACCGACCCACTAAAAAAAGCGATTCATTTTGCCTATCATCAGCATTTTTCCGATGATCGCATCACGCCAGTTCGTTCTGTCGGGGATTTTCATGTCTTAGAGTTATTTCATGGACCAACCAGTGCCTTTAAGGATGTCGGCTTGCAGTTGCTTCCGCGCTTGATGCAGTTGGCACTTGATCCTGATGATCGGGTCATGATTTTAGCGGCAACCAGCGGTGATACGGGAACGGCGGCTCTGCAAGGGTTTAAAGATGTCGCGCAGACTGGGATCACGGTTTTCTATCCTAATCATGGTGTCAGTCCAATTCAGGAGCGCCAAATGTTGACCGTGGGCAGTGACAATACGCGAGTTTTCCCAATCGCTGGCAATTTTGATCAGGCCCAAAGCGCAGTGAAAACCCTGTTCACTGACACTAGCTTTGCTGCTCGGTTGCAAGCAGAGCAAGTAACCCTGTCAGCAGCCAATTCCATCAACATTGGCCGACTGATTCCGCAAGTTGTGTATTATTTTGCAGCGTACAGCCAACTGGTTAAAACACAGGCCATTTCAATGGGAGATGAGGTTAATTTCACTGTTCCAACCGGGAATTTTGGCGATGTGTTGGCGGGCTACTATGCTAAGAGTCTAGGCTTGCCTGTTCATAAACTAATCGCGGCCGCCAATGCCAACAGCGAATTGGCTGATTTTCTGGCAACCGGTGTGTATGATCGCAACCGACCGTTTTTGAAAACAGTGGCACCTAGCATGGATATTCAAATTTCCAGTAATCTGGAACGCCTGTTGTATTATAAGAGTGGCGAAGATAGCGCGTATGTTGCGCATTTAATGCAGGAACTTGAGACGACTGGTCGCTATCAAGTTCGGCCGGATGTGTTGACCGCGATTCAAGCGGACTTTGCTGGCGGTTTTGCTGTTGATGAAGAGGTGGCAGATGGCATTCGCGAGGTTTGGCATCGGGATGGGTATTTGCTGGATCCGCACACTGCTGTTGGTTATGCGGTTCAACAGCAGTACCGGGCAGCGTCTGGGGATAACACCCCGAATGTGCTTTTAGCCACCGCAAGCCCTTATAAATTTCCACGCGTGGTGGCCAAAGCACTACAATCGCACGTACCGGATGATGACTTTGCTGCAATGCAAATGTTGCAACAGGTTAGCGGTGTGCCGATTCCGCCGAATCTTGCTCGCCTTCAACAGCTAAGACCGCAGGAAAAGGTTGTTGTGGCACCAACCGATATGGGCCAAGCTATTATTGGGGCGGCGAAGGAGGTATTCAACGATGATCAGCGTGTCCGTTCCGGCAACGAGCGCTAA
- a CDS encoding homoserine dehydrogenase encodes MKIAILGFGTVGSGVYDIIANGDTRMRVTAIFIRPTHPATMPEMTTDLDAILNDPTIDVIVETMGGLHPAHDYILQALQHGKHVVTANKGVVAKYLPEFTAVAAQHHVQFYFEATTGGGIPWIRNLERAARIDQIDTIEGIFNGTSNYILDQMQRAHLDFDPVLLAAKDMGYAEADPSADIDGEDVVNKLKISAALAYNMAPPRDVPTFGIRNVSKADIDFFASQHQVLRLIGKSKRDGDHYSMVVEPRLYSETALAANTFENFNLIRLHGQTIGDLHFYGQGAGKYPTANAIVQDLYDILENAPHLDRSFDQPLHFDANLNVTDYVLRADPMTFAMFNDRETEIVNDRLVIKQIPTGDMHKLMRGVLAIDADAFMAAIGDSELAAKDVLHQQDQEVIG; translated from the coding sequence ATGAAAATTGCCATCTTAGGTTTTGGGACTGTCGGCAGCGGCGTTTACGATATTATTGCAAATGGTGATACCCGAATGCGCGTCACCGCTATTTTCATTCGGCCAACGCACCCTGCGACCATGCCTGAGATGACAACAGACCTTGACGCCATTTTAAACGATCCTACTATTGATGTGATCGTTGAAACAATGGGCGGTCTTCATCCAGCACATGATTATATTTTACAGGCTTTGCAGCACGGTAAGCACGTGGTTACCGCTAATAAAGGCGTTGTCGCTAAATATTTGCCGGAGTTTACCGCTGTTGCTGCCCAGCATCACGTGCAATTTTACTTCGAAGCCACTACTGGCGGCGGCATCCCGTGGATTCGCAACCTTGAACGCGCCGCACGCATTGATCAGATCGATACCATCGAAGGCATTTTCAATGGCACTAGCAATTATATTCTCGATCAGATGCAACGCGCCCACCTCGATTTTGACCCCGTTCTCCTAGCCGCTAAAGATATGGGCTATGCCGAAGCCGATCCCAGTGCTGATATTGATGGCGAGGATGTGGTCAACAAGCTGAAAATTTCGGCAGCACTTGCCTACAACATGGCCCCGCCACGTGATGTCCCAACTTTTGGTATTCGCAACGTTAGCAAAGCCGACATTGACTTTTTTGCAAGTCAACATCAGGTTTTACGGTTGATTGGTAAAAGTAAACGTGACGGTGACCACTATAGTATGGTCGTGGAACCGCGCTTGTATTCAGAAACCGCCTTGGCGGCCAATACATTTGAAAACTTCAATCTAATTCGCCTGCATGGACAAACGATTGGCGACCTGCATTTTTATGGCCAAGGCGCCGGAAAATACCCGACAGCCAACGCTATCGTGCAAGATCTGTACGATATCCTTGAAAATGCCCCGCATCTGGACCGTAGCTTCGATCAGCCGCTACATTTTGACGCCAACCTGAATGTCACCGATTACGTTTTGCGCGCCGATCCCATGACCTTCGCGATGTTCAATGATCGCGAAACCGAGATCGTCAATGACCGGCTGGTGATCAAGCAAATACCAACTGGCGACATGCACAAACTCATGCGCGGCGTTTTGGCCATTGATGCCGATGCTTTTATGGCAGCAATCGGAGACAGTGAGTTGGCTGCTAAAGACGTCCTTCACCAGCAAGATCAGGAGGTGATCGGATGA
- a CDS encoding aspartate kinase: MKVVKFGGSSVADAGQFQKVKAIIDQDVNRQIVVISAAGKYGNATRKLTDTLYLIADGMEAGRDVEPLFNQVLARLEAINIALQLNVPLIKLLHTIRHHLAIRYSRDYLVSRGEFLTAHLMAAYLGYTFVDAANLLFFNKAGAIDEAKTQTAYQQLASHHGIVVPGFYGRDADGHVKLMPRGGSDISGAWLARLAHADLYENWTDVSGIKMADPRIIKDADSIDVMSYDELRELTYMGFSVFQEEAVQPVRECGIPTRILNTNAPEDPGTLIIHDDDPANDLKTITGIAGRKHYLVITVRKYQLALHLEVIQHALGVVAAHHLVVDYLPTGIDSFSLLIREPRRQASVQELTAEIAAACQPDKMEVTENVALIAMVSRKLRQRPAIAGKVLAYLDDNLLNVQLVSQTNDDINLLIGVHDLDYDKAVRVIYSSIHQNFQRPAPYIEGIA, translated from the coding sequence ATGAAGGTCGTTAAATTTGGCGGTAGTTCCGTGGCCGATGCCGGTCAATTCCAGAAAGTTAAAGCCATAATCGATCAGGATGTGAATCGGCAAATCGTCGTGATTAGCGCAGCTGGAAAATATGGTAATGCTACCCGAAAATTAACTGATACGCTCTATTTAATTGCTGACGGCATGGAAGCCGGTCGAGATGTCGAACCGCTGTTTAATCAGGTCTTGGCTCGGCTAGAGGCCATCAACATTGCGCTGCAGCTCAATGTGCCGCTCATCAAACTGTTGCATACAATTCGCCATCATCTGGCCATTCGCTATTCTCGAGACTATCTGGTCTCTCGCGGTGAGTTCTTGACAGCCCACTTAATGGCAGCCTACTTAGGCTATACTTTTGTGGACGCCGCCAATCTTTTGTTTTTCAATAAAGCAGGCGCCATTGATGAAGCCAAAACTCAGACTGCTTATCAACAACTAGCCAGCCATCATGGTATCGTCGTTCCCGGTTTTTATGGTCGCGACGCAGATGGACATGTCAAGCTGATGCCGCGCGGCGGTTCTGACATTTCTGGTGCATGGCTAGCACGCTTGGCCCACGCTGATCTCTATGAAAATTGGACCGATGTTTCAGGCATTAAAATGGCCGATCCGCGTATCATTAAAGATGCCGACAGTATTGATGTGATGAGTTACGACGAATTACGCGAACTCACCTACATGGGATTTAGTGTTTTCCAAGAAGAAGCGGTGCAACCGGTCCGTGAATGTGGCATCCCGACGCGTATTTTGAACACCAATGCGCCAGAAGACCCAGGCACGCTGATCATTCATGATGATGACCCCGCCAATGATCTCAAAACAATCACTGGTATTGCTGGCCGTAAACATTATTTGGTCATCACGGTCCGCAAGTACCAGTTGGCCTTGCACTTAGAAGTCATCCAACATGCGCTCGGGGTAGTTGCAGCGCACCATCTCGTTGTCGATTATCTGCCCACGGGCATTGACAGTTTCAGTCTGCTCATTCGTGAACCGCGTCGTCAAGCCTCGGTACAGGAGCTGACCGCTGAAATCGCCGCCGCCTGTCAGCCAGACAAAATGGAAGTCACCGAAAATGTTGCGTTAATCGCCATGGTTTCTCGTAAACTTCGACAACGACCAGCCATTGCCGGAAAAGTCCTCGCCTATCTGGATGATAACCTGCTCAACGTACAACTCGTTAGTCAGACCAATGACGATATCAATTTGCTAATCGGTGTACATGATCTTGATTACGACAAAGCTGTTCGGGTCATTTATAGCAGTATTCATCAAAACTTTCAGCGTCCGGCGCCTTATATTGAGGGGATTGCCTAG
- a CDS encoding flotillin family protein — MEILTDYMPWIIAAIVLILIFIFLATHRKTALPNEVLIISGAMISGKHSFRDVNGNRVKLITNGGSFILPILQRWDVLSLNTRTIEVATPEVYTQQGVPIIVNGTVILKIGSSQEEVATAAEQFLGKNDEQINSEATEILEGHLRAILGTLTVEDTYQNRDAFAEKVQDVASSDLAKMGLQIISFTIKDIADKNGYLDSLGKKQIAEVKKNAAVAEAAASRDTRIQQAQADQEAKQQEIERQTQVADAEREQQVKMADFKKQQEIAQAQADQAAIVEQMKAKQVQKEKDIELAQKDAELQEQELNASVRKQADADLYKAQRAAEAQKATQIAAAEASAKQVELAAEANANATKAIGEAEAGKTRAIGLAQAEAIAKQAEAARQLDESGRFKMTIEAMPKIIEAAMSPYANVDSIKLYGDGDLTGQTSGSLVKQLDMLQEVAGIDIRGMLNGALMHQAGNQPVVDAIKDQHAAATKPPAEATMAPKKETTDDDPKPTPSRMAEKNK; from the coding sequence ATGGAAATTCTAACTGATTATATGCCGTGGATCATTGCGGCCATCGTCTTGATTTTGATTTTTATTTTCTTGGCGACCCATCGCAAAACCGCACTGCCCAACGAAGTGTTAATTATCTCTGGAGCCATGATTTCGGGCAAGCACAGTTTTAGAGATGTTAACGGCAATCGAGTTAAGCTGATTACGAATGGCGGTTCGTTCATTCTGCCAATCTTGCAGCGCTGGGATGTTTTGAGTCTGAATACACGCACGATTGAAGTCGCAACCCCAGAAGTGTACACACAACAAGGGGTGCCAATTATCGTCAACGGAACTGTTATCTTAAAAATTGGTTCCAGTCAAGAAGAGGTCGCGACGGCGGCAGAACAATTTCTGGGCAAGAATGACGAACAAATCAATTCGGAAGCAACCGAAATCCTTGAAGGCCATCTGCGCGCTATTTTAGGTACCTTAACCGTGGAAGACACGTACCAGAATCGTGATGCCTTTGCGGAGAAGGTTCAGGATGTAGCTAGTTCAGACTTGGCAAAAATGGGCTTGCAGATCATTTCATTCACGATCAAGGATATTGCCGATAAAAACGGTTATCTGGATTCGCTGGGTAAAAAGCAAATCGCTGAAGTTAAGAAAAATGCAGCAGTGGCTGAAGCGGCGGCCAGTCGTGACACCCGGATTCAGCAAGCGCAAGCGGATCAAGAAGCTAAGCAACAAGAAATTGAGCGGCAGACACAGGTGGCTGATGCCGAACGCGAACAGCAAGTCAAAATGGCTGATTTCAAGAAACAGCAAGAAATCGCCCAAGCGCAGGCAGATCAGGCTGCTATTGTTGAGCAAATGAAGGCCAAGCAAGTTCAAAAAGAAAAAGATATTGAACTTGCCCAAAAAGACGCTGAATTACAAGAGCAAGAATTGAATGCCAGCGTGCGTAAACAAGCCGACGCCGATCTGTATAAGGCGCAGCGCGCAGCTGAAGCGCAAAAAGCTACGCAGATTGCGGCAGCTGAGGCATCAGCCAAGCAGGTAGAATTAGCCGCCGAAGCCAACGCTAATGCCACTAAGGCCATCGGGGAAGCAGAAGCTGGCAAAACGCGGGCAATTGGGCTGGCGCAAGCGGAAGCCATTGCCAAGCAAGCAGAAGCAGCCCGTCAGTTAGACGAATCCGGTCGGTTTAAGATGACCATTGAGGCAATGCCAAAGATTATCGAAGCCGCGATGAGTCCATATGCCAATGTCGATTCGATCAAATTGTATGGTGACGGTGATCTGACCGGTCAAACCAGCGGCAGTCTGGTCAAACAATTGGACATGTTGCAAGAAGTTGCCGGAATTGATATTCGCGGGATGCTGAACGGCGCCTTGATGCATCAAGCTGGGAATCAACCCGTTGTCGATGCCATCAAGGATCAACATGCAGCTGCAACGAAGCCGCCAGCAGAAGCAACAATGGCTCCTAAAAAGGAAACCACTGATGATGATCCAAAACCGACACCATCGCGGATGGCAGAAAAGAATAAGTAA
- a CDS encoding PTS transporter subunit IIC — translation MKQDAKTITMNILNGLSVGIIVALVPGAILNAIVKLLLPRFPQLAMVTYMTGAAMTLLPALSAVCVGMLAKFTPIQTSSLALAAIVGAGNYHLTKTGLTVAGTGDVINLAITLAIGYLLIVLLGDALKAYTILLIPSLVLVIAGGIGMLTLGPVSSITKYIGVVVHDVTALQPIVMGVLMGIIFAVLIVSPISTVGIATAISLTGIGAGSANLGIVGAGFALATYGWKANSFGTSLAHFLGSPKMQMANILSRPKLFLPMAINAGILGGFGAALNIQGTPASGGFGFSGLVGPLAALDAMGSVTVGNVLELTLLFFILPIALAYASHVLFTKTLHYQDPEDYALNYN, via the coding sequence ATGAAACAAGATGCTAAAACCATTACTATGAACATTTTGAACGGATTATCCGTGGGAATTATTGTCGCCTTGGTACCCGGCGCTATTTTGAACGCAATTGTCAAACTGTTGCTGCCAAGGTTTCCGCAATTGGCGATGGTTACCTACATGACAGGGGCTGCAATGACTTTGTTGCCGGCACTGTCGGCTGTCTGTGTCGGCATGTTGGCCAAATTTACGCCGATTCAAACCAGTTCGTTAGCTTTGGCTGCGATCGTCGGGGCGGGCAACTACCATCTGACTAAAACAGGATTGACGGTTGCTGGTACTGGCGATGTCATTAACCTTGCGATCACCTTAGCCATTGGTTATTTGTTGATAGTGCTGCTTGGTGACGCCTTGAAAGCTTATACGATTTTGCTCATTCCATCACTGGTGCTGGTCATTGCCGGCGGGATTGGCATGTTAACGCTTGGGCCGGTTTCAAGCATCACGAAGTATATTGGTGTCGTTGTCCATGATGTGACGGCCTTGCAGCCAATCGTGATGGGTGTGCTCATGGGGATCATTTTCGCCGTGTTGATTGTGAGCCCGATCAGTACGGTCGGTATTGCCACGGCAATCTCGTTGACCGGTATCGGTGCGGGTTCTGCTAACCTCGGGATTGTGGGGGCAGGTTTTGCCTTGGCGACCTATGGCTGGAAGGCAAACTCTTTTGGCACGTCGCTGGCTCACTTCCTCGGTTCGCCAAAAATGCAGATGGCTAACATTCTTTCTCGGCCAAAGCTCTTTTTGCCGATGGCGATTAATGCTGGCATTCTAGGCGGTTTTGGGGCGGCGTTGAACATTCAAGGCACCCCGGCCAGTGGCGGTTTTGGTTTTTCTGGCTTAGTCGGTCCCTTGGCAGCGCTTGATGCTATGGGCAGTGTCACAGTTGGCAATGTCCTTGAATTGACCTTGTTATTCTTTATCTTGCCGATTGCGTTGGCCTATGCGAGTCATGTCTTGTTCACCAAGACGCTGCATTATCAAGACCCTGAAGACTATGCTTTGAATTACAACTGA
- a CDS encoding D-2-hydroxyacid dehydrogenase — protein sequence MTKILMYTVRPDERAAIDAWVAANDIQVDTNTVEFGPDTVDLAKGYDGVVIQQHGAIPDEMVYQKLKAFGIKQLTLRITGYDIVNLDAATANGLVVTNVPAYSPRSVSELVLAQVMRLIRHLGEASAREAKDDYSWAGLEAPEIHNLTVGIIGAGKIGSAVARIFRALGATVIVSDPVKRPELADTVSYVDLNTLLTTSDVVTVHTPLDGLTTHLIDADALRKMKPTAYLINAARGPIVDTEALIKALNDHTIAGAALDTIEGEAGIFGEDRSQTLVDNQALETLKAMPNVEISPHIGFYTDAAVKNMIDISLDDVKTILEGGKSAHQVN from the coding sequence ATGACAAAAATTCTAATGTATACCGTCCGACCTGATGAGCGGGCTGCGATTGATGCTTGGGTCGCTGCTAATGATATTCAAGTTGATACCAACACGGTTGAATTTGGACCGGACACCGTTGATTTAGCCAAGGGGTATGACGGTGTCGTGATTCAACAGCATGGTGCGATTCCTGACGAAATGGTTTACCAAAAACTGAAGGCATTTGGCATCAAACAGTTGACATTGCGCATTACCGGTTACGATATTGTGAACCTTGATGCCGCCACTGCAAACGGATTAGTTGTGACCAATGTACCGGCCTATTCGCCACGATCGGTTTCCGAACTGGTTTTAGCCCAAGTCATGCGGTTGATTCGGCATTTAGGGGAAGCAAGCGCCCGCGAAGCGAAGGATGATTATAGTTGGGCCGGCCTTGAAGCACCTGAAATTCATAACTTGACGGTCGGTATTATTGGTGCTGGTAAAATCGGCAGTGCTGTGGCCCGTATTTTTCGGGCATTGGGAGCGACTGTGATCGTCAGTGATCCAGTGAAGCGGCCTGAATTGGCGGATACGGTCAGTTATGTGGATCTAAACACCTTACTCACCACATCTGATGTCGTGACGGTCCATACACCGTTGGACGGCTTGACCACCCACCTCATTGATGCGGATGCGTTACGTAAAATGAAACCGACCGCTTATCTGATCAATGCAGCACGCGGTCCGATTGTCGACACGGAGGCGCTGATAAAAGCACTTAATGATCACACGATTGCCGGAGCAGCCTTGGATACGATTGAAGGCGAAGCCGGTATTTTCGGAGAAGACCGCAGTCAAACGCTCGTTGATAATCAGGCACTTGAAACTTTGAAGGCTATGCCGAATGTTGAAATTTCACCACATATCGGTTTTTATACGGATGCGGCGGTCAAAAATATGATTGATATTTCACTGGACGATGTTAAAACCATTCTTGAAGGCGGCAAGTCAGCGCATCAAGTCAACTAA
- a CDS encoding aminotransferase class I/II-fold pyridoxal phosphate-dependent enzyme: MALVDRMNQEVKQLKPSDILQFNAAISGIEGIVKLTLGEPDFPTPEHVKAAGIASIENNESHYTQSKGLPGLRAAATHYLATKYNTKYDPERQILITAGATGGIYSSLTAMLNKGDTVIIPTPIFPLYIPIVLLNGAKPIFIDTSEDGFILKPEKLQKAIEANKDTVKAIVLNYPTNPTGVTYDRADLEALAAVIKQYEIFVLSDEIYSELTYTGKHVSMGEILPDQAVVLNGVSKSHAMTGWRVGITAGPADVIQQIGKVSEFTITSVTTNAQRAAEEALKNGMDDTQPMKEAYMKRRDFLIKALTAAGLTVPNPDGAFYIFAKLPERMHDSWKFVYALAREAKVAVIPGASFGPGGEGYVRISYAASMADLKLAAERIAKYMATH; encoded by the coding sequence ATGGCATTAGTTGATCGGATGAATCAGGAAGTTAAGCAGCTCAAGCCCAGCGATATTTTGCAATTTAATGCTGCGATCAGCGGGATTGAAGGTATTGTCAAGCTGACACTTGGCGAGCCGGATTTTCCGACACCTGAACATGTGAAGGCGGCCGGTATTGCATCGATTGAAAACAATGAGAGTCATTACACGCAAAGCAAAGGACTTCCAGGATTGCGGGCTGCTGCCACCCATTATCTGGCGACGAAATACAACACCAAATATGACCCGGAAAGGCAAATTTTGATCACTGCCGGCGCGACAGGCGGCATCTATTCGAGTTTGACGGCAATGCTGAATAAAGGCGATACCGTCATTATCCCGACGCCAATTTTTCCGTTGTATATTCCAATTGTGTTGTTGAATGGTGCCAAGCCGATTTTTATTGATACGTCAGAAGATGGTTTCATTTTGAAACCGGAGAAGTTGCAGAAGGCAATTGAGGCAAACAAAGACACGGTAAAAGCCATTGTTTTGAACTATCCGACGAATCCGACAGGTGTGACATACGATCGCGCGGATTTGGAAGCCTTGGCAGCGGTGATCAAGCAATATGAAATCTTCGTATTGAGCGATGAAATATACTCCGAGCTGACGTATACAGGCAAACATGTTTCGATGGGTGAAATTTTACCTGATCAAGCGGTTGTATTGAATGGGGTCTCAAAGTCCCATGCCATGACCGGTTGGCGGGTCGGAATCACCGCAGGACCAGCTGATGTGATTCAGCAGATTGGCAAAGTAAGTGAATTCACGATCACGAGTGTCACCACCAATGCGCAGCGCGCCGCTGAAGAAGCCTTGAAAAACGGCATGGATGACACGCAGCCAATGAAGGAAGCTTATATGAAACGCCGTGACTTCTTGATCAAAGCCTTAACTGCCGCAGGGTTGACTGTGCCGAATCCAGATGGGGCTTTCTACATTTTTGCTAAGCTGCCGGAGCGAATGCATGATAGTTGGAAGTTCGTCTACGCTTTGGCGCGCGAGGCGAAGGTTGCGGTAATTCCTGGCGCTAGTTTTGGCCCCGGCGGTGAAGGGTACGTGCGGATTTCTTATGCAGCTTCAATGGCGGATCTCAAGTTGGCGGCCGAGCGCATCGCCAAGTATATGGCAACGCATTAA
- a CDS encoding TIGR00266 family protein, whose amino-acid sequence MNYSITPNSTFPVVNITMGQDETIQIESGSMIYHNGLVELSGHMNSNGKKGLGGIMSAIGRSVTSGERFFITTATGTAPDAELAIAPGNPGVIKELTLDDTHQYRLNTGAFLAMDTSASYHMVSQKVSGALFGGTGGFFIMETAGTGTMLVSAYGDIIPITLDGSHEYVIDNSHVVAWDSKLNYNIQPASGIIGFTTGEGLVNRFSGSGTVYIQTRNIEALANLVQPFLPSSKD is encoded by the coding sequence ATGAATTATTCAATCACACCTAACAGCACCTTCCCGGTTGTCAACATCACAATGGGCCAAGATGAAACGATTCAAATTGAATCCGGGTCCATGATTTATCACAATGGCTTGGTCGAACTCAGCGGTCATATGAATAGTAATGGTAAGAAAGGGCTTGGCGGTATTATGAGTGCTATCGGCCGCTCAGTCACTAGCGGCGAACGTTTTTTCATCACAACCGCCACTGGCACTGCCCCAGATGCTGAATTGGCCATCGCCCCCGGTAATCCCGGCGTTATTAAAGAGTTAACCCTTGATGACACCCATCAATATCGTTTGAACACGGGTGCTTTTCTGGCCATGGACACCAGCGCCAGCTATCACATGGTGAGTCAAAAAGTCAGCGGTGCTTTGTTTGGTGGGACTGGCGGGTTCTTCATTATGGAAACTGCCGGAACTGGGACAATGCTCGTCTCTGCTTATGGAGACATCATTCCGATCACCTTAGATGGCAGTCATGAATATGTGATTGATAACAGTCATGTCGTTGCATGGGACAGCAAGCTAAATTACAACATTCAACCTGCCAGCGGTATCATTGGCTTCACAACTGGTGAAGGGTTGGTCAACCGCTTTAGTGGCTCTGGTACTGTGTATATTCAAACGCGGAACATTGAAGCTTTGGCAAATCTGGTTCAGCCATTTTTGCCAAGTAGCAAAGACTGA
- a CDS encoding HIT family protein: protein MPQADCIFCHLPQTSIVLENDLAVAFWDIHPVSQGHLLVIPRTHRSNFFDLSEEELLAINRLIHAGKTLIDQQYHPDGYNVGANVGLYGGQTVMHCHLHLIPRYRGDDPNPAGGIRKMLPNGQEFA from the coding sequence ATGCCACAAGCCGACTGTATCTTTTGCCATCTTCCCCAAACCAGTATCGTTCTTGAAAATGATCTCGCAGTGGCCTTTTGGGATATTCATCCTGTGAGCCAGGGTCACTTGCTTGTGATTCCGCGGACGCATCGAAGCAACTTCTTCGACCTAAGCGAGGAGGAGCTGTTAGCCATCAATCGTCTCATTCATGCAGGCAAAACGTTGATTGACCAGCAATATCATCCTGATGGTTATAATGTTGGCGCTAATGTCGGCCTGTATGGCGGTCAAACAGTGATGCATTGCCACCTGCATTTGATCCCGCGATACCGTGGGGATGATCCTAACCCTGCTGGCGGTATTCGGAAAATGCTACCGAATGGCCAAGAATTTGCCTAA